In Phragmites australis chromosome 17, lpPhrAust1.1, whole genome shotgun sequence, the following are encoded in one genomic region:
- the LOC133897149 gene encoding uncharacterized protein LOC133897149, producing the protein MEQSPNGELAERIEEALRKAKELQDEDLQAAFRRARASPDDTRLLLPLLQLPQNDPGDAAGAAAQPDEQIVERKFMCPELYRAAFSGSAQQVQDLLAPSDTTAGPTDEQGRAHQGKCSLDEVTAGWNTVLHVAAGKGHVPLVQQLFQDHTAAATTLLPSVNSKSETALHRAARAGHPKMVSLLIRLAQEHGAGAAALVLARKRSGGDTALHLAARHGHEAVVQVLMVVAPVLSCAVNDARMSPLYLAVMSRSVGAVKALIQWRHASASGHKGQNALHAAVLQSAEITSQLLSWPENQNLAKEIDESKSTPLHYAASDGDREIVGMLIRSMPSATYLQDKEGFTPLHIAAWMGHVDVIHDMLEACPDSAELTDKEGRNFLHVAIHRSHEPVVTYLLGSPILAGILNEQDNDGNTPLHLAVMAGNPNLAILDNGDIELNIANKEGETPFDLAKGITSFLFMIGFVLRLSAHGARFGAERQDGITPWKSKAIKEWHEKTSKNLGIVAVLIATVALSAMFNVPGGYDSNGVANLHATVPYNAFLVLDTVAVAASVIATMLLTYGRGAPRSSAAWICLALIFLWIALMSMILAFMAAVVSGLDSTTTKGMIWGIFALPFAFLIALSFVWAVPAPTFTSVCLLLRALTGEDRQRMKRHIDRRFPLVGFYLLVMYLFWLLNAVAFCLTVYVIINTI; encoded by the exons ATGGAGCAAAGCCCGAACGGCGAATTGGCCGAGCGCATAGAGGAAGCCTTGAGAAAGGCCAAAGAGCTCCAGGACGAGGATCTGCAGGCCGCGTTCCGTCGTGCGAGGGCCTCGCCGGACGACACAAGGTTGTTACTCCCGCTGCTGCAACTCCCTCAAAACGACCCCGGTGATGCCGCCGGAGCAGCCGCGCAGCCCGATGAGCAGATCGTCGAGCGCAAGTTCATGTGCCCCGAACTGTACCGCGCTGCTTTCTCTGGATCTGCGCAGCAGGTGCAGGATCTTCTTGCACCCAGTGACACCACGGCAG GCCCAACAGATGAACAAGGAAGAGCTCATCAAGGCAAGTGCAGCCTGGACGAGGTCACTGCAGGTTGGAACACGGTTCTTCACGTCGCGGCCGGCAAAGGACACGTCCCACTTGTGCAGCAGCTCTTCCAGGATCACACGGCAGCTGCGACGACGCTGCTGCCGTCGGTGAATTCTAAGTCCGAGACGGCGCTGCACCGTGCTGCGAGGGCGGGGCATCCGAAGATGGTGTCCCTGCTCATACGGTTGGCTCAGGAGCACGGAGCAGGGGCGGCGGCCCTGGTCCTGGCGAGGAAGAGGAGCGGAGGGGACACCGCGTTGCATCTGGCGGCGCGGCACGGGCACGAAGCGGTGGTACAAGTGCTGATGGTGGTTGCTCCAGTGCTGTCCTGCGCCGTGAATGACGCTCGGATGTCGCCCCTATATCTCGCCGTGATGAGCCGGTCAGTAGGAGCCGTGAAAGCTCTGATCCAATGGAGGCATGCCTCTGCCTCCGGCCACAAGGGGCAGAATGCTTTGCACGCAGCTGTTCTGCAAAGCGCAG AAATTACATCCCAATTGTTGTCCTGGCCGGAAAATCAGAATCTGGCCAAAGAAATCGATGAATCAAAGAGCACTCCGCTGCATTACGCAGCGTCTGACGGCGACCGCGAGATTGTCGGAATGCTCATCCGCTCGATGCCGTCAGCTACGTACCTGCAAGACAAGGAGGGCTTCACCCCTCTGCATATCGCGGCATGGATGGGCCATGTCGATGTCATCCACGACATGTTAGAAGCTTGCCCGGACTCTGCAGAACTCACTGACAAGGAAGGCAGGAATTTTCTCCACGTTGCCATCCACCGCAGCCATGAGCCCGTCGTTACCTACCTTCTCGGCAGCCCGATCCTCGCCGGAATATTGAATGAGCAAGACAATGACGGGAATACGCCACTGCACTTGGCGGTGATGGCCGGAAACCCAAATCTTGCAATTCTGGATAATGGAGACATCGAGTTGAACATTGCAAACAAAGAAGGGGAAACGCCATTTGACCTTGCGAAGGGAATAACCAGCTTCCTATTCATG ATTGGTTTCGTGCTAAGGCTGTCGGCCCACGGAGCTCGGTTCGGGGCAGAGCGCCAAGATGGCATAACCCCCTGGAAGAGCAAAGCGATCAAGGAATGGCATGAGAAAACCTCCAAGAACCTGGGCATCGTCGCGGTGCTGATCGCCACCGTGGCCCTGTCGGCCATGTTCAACGTGCCAGGCGGGTACGACTCCAACGGCGTGGCGAACCTCCACGCGACGGTGCCATACAACGCCTTCCTGGTGCTTGACACCGTGGCCGTGGCCGCCTCCGTGATCGCCACCATGCTCCTCACCTACGGCAGGGGGGCGCCGCGCTCGAGCGCGGCGTGGATATGCCTGGCCTTGATATTCCTGTGGATCGCGCTCATGAGCATGATCCTGGCTTTCATGGCCGCCGTGGTCTCTGGGCTAGACAGCACGACCACCAAAGGGATGATCTGGGGCATCTTCGCGCTGCCGTTCGCCTTCTTGATCGCGCTTAGCTTCGTGTGGGCCGTGCCGGCACCGACCTTTACAAGCGTGTGTTTGCTGCTTCGTGCCCTCACCGGAGAAGACCGGCAGCGTATGAAACGCCACATTGACCGGCGCTTCCCACTGGTAGGCTTCTACCTCTTAGTTATGTACTTGTTCTGGTTGTTGAACGCTGTGGCATTTTGTCTTACTGTGTATGTCATCATAAACACAATATGA